One part of the Luteolibacter rhizosphaerae genome encodes these proteins:
- a CDS encoding WYL domain-containing protein, which translates to MEKLTHRPTLQILRSAVAAGRDLTISYHGEVVTVEPHALLQANRSSAFVLAAWVTKSNKWGFFRFAEIRGVKFEKRAFVPRPDVPKRVPFRSTISKQKQD; encoded by the coding sequence ATGGAAAAGTTAACGCACCGCCCTACCCTGCAGATCCTTCGATCCGCGGTTGCGGCCGGCAGGGATCTCACAATCAGCTACCACGGTGAAGTCGTCACCGTGGAGCCTCACGCGCTTCTTCAAGCGAATCGGTCGTCCGCCTTTGTCCTCGCTGCATGGGTGACGAAAAGCAACAAGTGGGGCTTCTTCCGCTTCGCGGAGATCCGCGGAGTGAAGTTCGAAAAGCGGGCCTTCGTCCCACGCCCCGACGTTCCCAAAAGGGTTCCCTTCCGATCGACTATTTCTAAACAGAAGCAGGATTAG